Part of the Heptranchias perlo isolate sHepPer1 chromosome 20, sHepPer1.hap1, whole genome shotgun sequence genome is shown below.
ctccagagagagagagggaggggggctgggcagtccctctctcctgttttgttttctggatttgtttcgggtaaagggattattcctttggacaaaagaaataataaatgatgatttgacaaattaaccccatgGGCTCTCAGGAAGcaccacaatggattttctgtgtttcgtttaaaacaggtgaccctgattTTCAGAAAcacatgagtgttgatggtgcaggattaccaagagtagttctttgacataaaatggctttacaaagttacggtgcaacctttgctggaggaaTTTGCGGCAGGaagcgatccagtggtgttaaaaatttaagaccTTAGCTGCAGATATCGGCAGATattaaatgtcacagcgtggtgattttgtttcaataattcaaaattaaatagagaaggaaaagcaatcatcagccttgatccaatctgcttttcctcttttgaaaacattttgatttgttttaagCCTACGGGTTAAGGTGAAAATTGACCCAGAGCGGTTTCATTCAGGTTCAAAATGGAGAtgcaagaatatggtttaaatctGAATCTTGTCAATGGAGATGCAGATTTATGTAAAATCAGAAAATTCATCAAATTTCGTCCAATCAAGCATGAATGCCACGAGGTAGGGAGCCAGAAGTTGTTGGTACTAGGAGTAGGAATTCCCATGTAGTATGAACCGAACGATACCCAATACCCTGTTCAGAGTGTGTAACATAAGGGTGAACTGTATGACATATCACAAGTGTTGTCAGCAGCTAAACGTGTTTACATCGCGCAAGACGCCTCAAGGCCACCAGCTGTTTGAGCTGGCCGTCCGCCACAAGTCCACTTGTTTACTCCCCAGTATAACTATCGGGGACTTCCCAGACTCGGAGGACTTCACTCAGGACTGGGAGTGCATCCGGTGCCTGGGAAAACTACAGGCTCAATGACCAGCCGTCGACTTCAGGGGTCCCCGACGGGCAGACGGACGTGAGCTTGTGATTGATTGTTTGTCTGTTACAGTACTTGTATGTTATAAGTGTTACAATATAGTAGCACCTTTTACTTTCCCCTGTGTACTATATTGTCTCAGATCCAGAACCtgtgtttaaaacaaaacactacaGAGTGCAAAATATAGGAGTTGTGAGAGGAGCTACTGTTCGCCGATTTTGGACCCCACCCCAATGGTTGGTCCAATTAAGAGAGTTAACTTGGATAGAACCGAACCTACCGGATTGCTATTCCAGTGAAGATGCCCTCATTTGCCCCGATGATTTATATGACCACTCAGTAGACACGTGTGGTTTTGATAGGAATCAGAAAGGATTAAATTGCACCATGGAAGTGACAGGATCATCAGATATCAGAACCCAAGACCGAATAGAGAGGAGCAAAAAATGGGAACCTAAAATATATTCGCATGCAGTATGAGGGATCGGCATAAATGCCTCACCCTCAAGGTTGGGAATTGTAAGGATTAACCCAATAACAGATAtcatttagtataattataattaatagtagaagtagaatgaaatgtactatgaatctatgtatctataaatgtaaactgtactgtgtattaatatagtatgaaccatgtcACGTGTATTCAAtgagaaagtgctggtgggccgagaaggatgcatgatggttattatagtcaagtttgcagttaaaactaaaaggaaaCTGACATCAAAGTGGGAATGAACAGACGTTGAGGAAATCACAGACACTAAGGGAGGATGTGCTGTAATAGCATAATGTTGAAAAGACATGTAGATAACTGGGACTGAAGtttaattaaatcaaggagtcacgcaGGCTTAAGCCTCTCTATCACGAGGATTTTTGTACGAATTGTGATGTGctgaataaatctgttttgcctttaaccagaataccagtaccgtggtgatcttgttgttgtcacgaactagtccttagattggattacattataatcctgaaagtagCGGTTTAAATCCGACACTGTTCTGTACGGTCTgtgcgtgtttgatgggacagtgtagcgggagctctGCTCTGTACTTAActggtgctgtacctgccctgggagggtttgatagtacagtgtggagggagctttactctgtatctaacctgtgctgtcgtgccttgggactgtttgatgggacaagaaGAGGGAGCTTTtgtctgtatctatcccgtgATGTACCTACCAtggaagtatttgatgggacagtgtagagggagcattactctgtgtctaacccgtgctgtggttgccctcggagtgttggatAGGGTAGTgctgatggagctttactctgaatctaacctgtgctgtacctgccctgggagtgttcgatgggacagtgctgagggagctttTGTCTCTATCTAAccgatgctgtacctgtcctgggagtgtttgattgtacagtgtagagggtctttagtctgtatctaacccgtgctgtacctgactggagAGTGTTGACACTGGGTGCTCATCTCGATGAGAACAACATTTAACCCGAAGATGATAAGATAAACCCATCTGCTCCTCCCCTGTCCACAGTCCTTAGGAGACATTGAGTGTCCCGAACACATGGAGACAATGCCCAGAATCAAAATTTGAACACCTCCCTCAGATCTCCCCTTACTgttctttgttccaatgaaaagagtcccagtttctctggtctctcctcataactaaagtctctcgtcaGACGTATCATttcagtgaatcttttctgcaccctccccatgGCCTTGACACCTTTCCTAGTGTAAGATCCCCAAAacttgacacaatattctaaccgcagcctaaccaataacttgtacaggtttacatggcctcttttgtactctatacccctatttgtaaaaccgaggatcacatgtattttttcaaccactttatcaacttgagctcccacttttaaagatttgtgtatctgaacattTTGCAGGTCTCGAGATATTAACATAACATGGCTAAAATACATTGACATCAAATGTCTAATATAATGTGTATTATGGGGAGGAGAGGTTTAGtctgagttagaaactcaaacaGGCACTTGACTGCGGGCAGGTCGCCATGGCAACACTGATCAGACATTCCATTCCACAGAATCGGCTCGTTGGAATCTCGAAACCGATaaggagaaagaaaagacttTGTCTGTTATCAACCATAATATAAACTTAAACCAGAGTGAGTAATATAGTAGATtagattgtaatgtgtgatgtTTAGAACAATGAATATGAAATTatatcccttgatgtcaaggcgcatacagggtaagatgaggcagaaaaggaaagcttatgtcagacactgagagcaaaatactacagaaagcctagaggagtataaaaaatgcaggggtgaaattaaaaaggaattaggaaaggaaagggagagcATCAaacaatattggcaagtaaaatcaaggaaaacccaaagatcttttataaatacattaagagcaagaggataactaaggaaagagtggggcttattagagactaaaaaggtaacctacgtgaggaggaggaagatgttggtatggttcttaatcaatgctttgcgtctatcttcacaaaagagaaggacaatgcagacgttgtagttaaggaggaggagtgtgaaatattggatgggataaccttagtgagagaggaagttttaaagtgtttagcatctttgaagggAGATCAATCACCaggaccggatgaaatgtatcccaggctgttgaaaaagcaagggaggaaataacggaggctctgaccatcattttccaatcctcacttcaTACAGGTATGGTGCCGATGATTGGAGGACTgcgaacgttgtaccattgtttaaaaagggagcgagggatcgaCTGAGtaattaaaggccagtcagcctaacctcggtggtgggcaaattattagagtCAATTCTGAgcgacagtataaaccgtcactTGGAAagccacagactaatcaaggccagtcagcatggatttgttaaggggaggtcgtgtctgactaacttgattgaatttattgAGGCGATAACAAGGAGAGTCAATAAGGGCAGCACATTTGTACAAGGATTTGTAcatggtgtacatggattttagcaaggctttcaaGACGATCCCacgtgacagactggtcaaaaaggtacaagcccatgggatccaagggagagtggcaaattggatccaaaattggcacaatggcaggaagtaaagagaaatggtcgatgggtgtttttgtgcctggaaggatttttccagtggggtgccgcagggctcagtactaggtcccatgctttttgtgatatatattaatgatttggacttaaatgtagggggtttgatcaagaagtttgcagatgatacaaaattggccgtatggttgatcgtgaggaggaaagctgtaggctgcaggaagatatcaatggactggttgagtgggcagaaaagtggcaaatggaattcaatcggaGAACtgtgagggaatgcatttgggaatggcaaacaaggcaagggagcacacaataaatgggaggatactgaaaggtgtcgaAGAATTGAGGgaacttggaatgcatgtccacagatccctgaaggtagcagaacaggtagacaaggtggtttagaaggcatatggaatactttcctttattagacacggcatagaatgtaagagcagggaggttatgctggaactctataaaacactggttaggccacagctcggaTACTGCATAAAGtactggtcaccacaatacaggaagggtgtaaatgcaatagagagagtacagaggagagtacagaggatgtgccaggactggagaattttagctatgaggaaagattggataggctgggactgttttctttggatcagaggaggctgaggggtgatttaattgaggtgtataaaattacgaggggcctggatagagtggataagaaggacctatttccattagcagagaagtcaatagaTAGAGGGCATAGATTTTCACCATGTGTCCCACAGACCCAAGCTgagatcattctctatattgagaagaggAATGGtcacaacactgaccctgggggacaccactgtttacatccctccagtctgaagaacatccattaaccactactctctgttttctgcccttgacacaacttcctatccatactgccccattcattttaataccgtgagtattaatttaatcaacaagcctcctgtccggcatcttatcaaacaccttttcacaatccaactacacaacatccactacattccaTTTATCAGTAGACTTGAATTATCTCAAATAATCAATGTTGcctgttcttaattaatgtgtttttctaacaaatgttgaaatgtttgctccacctcatcggatttcatctgtttcaagacgcaacagaaagatcgagttttctcctggagttgaagaaaaaatattttttttaaatgatgcttcagacaatgacgGACATCTGGGCTTCGACCCGCCCATTGGGtgccgcaactcccgcccctcacgcactccgattggttggaggaccaactgttcGGCATCCATCCAACCAATTTCCGCTCCTGCTATTGGTCCAGAACTCCCCTTAATCATCAGGGCGCGGTTAATAGTGAGACTGGTGGTCCTGAgttgcagttggaaaataaacattaattgaacccgtcagttgcaacatttagtacaacgaaattaataaaacttacgaaaaaaatattttttggagttcaccaaagtggggggcgcgtctgcgctgtgtgtttttgccggtttaaatggcacgaagggctggggtttcagtttattttattatctttggtccaaacgcgctctccctggttccaatgtctttgcttttcGGCCACATATTAAGATCAACAATGGCGGCTGcaccacccagcatgcagcgcggtacagattgtgacctatctgaatcagtggaacacagcgcgcaggcgcagtagtgactcataatcgggcagtgtgtcctgagcatgcgcggccagtcgaggctgcgggaggagcgcgttcggtgcaggtgagaggatcggagcaagaggatcaataaaccccggggcccgggtccgggctcaggcccaggctcaggcttcacaaaccccgagtgcggccccagacccgaatataaaacagtgaacattatcccccctcactacccgccggtttccggtttctcccgtttcgctccggaccaactccCAACAAAAGGCCGCGGGcccgcgcatgcgcggtgtaaactgggacttctcagggagcgtctgtaaatgaaggagaaatggtgatcggtcagggagcgtctgtaaatgaaggagaaatgatgattggtcagggagcttcTAAAAATGAAGGagtaatggtgatcggtcagggagcttcTAAAAATGAAGGagtaatggtgatcggtcagggagcggctgtaaatgaaggagaaatggtggtggtcggtcagggaacgtctgtaaatggaggagaaatggtaattggtcagggaacgtctgtaaatggaggcgaAATGGTCATCGGTCAGGGATtgtctgtaaatgaaagagaaatggagatcggtcagggagagtgtAAATGCAGGAGAAATTGTGACCGGTCAGGGAatgtctgtgaatgaaggagaaatagtaatCGGTCAGgtaacgtctgtaaatgaaggagaaatgatgatcggtcagtgatcgtccgtaaatgaaggagcaatggtgatctctatatcttcattCATCTCGGGAGCTCTAGCTTCGGatgccgttcctttcctcctcattggaatctgtctactctgtacccaatccAACTCCTCCTTGGAGgcttcccactgttcaattactgttctgctcgccaatttttgattccaatccatgcggacaagatccctttttaactcactgaaattagccctcctccagttaagaattttcacatttgactgtcccttgtccttttccataactattctcaacctaatgagattatgatcactgctgccccactgaaacattctccacaccgagcccaatgctgtactcacattcactctctcaccctttcactcatggtttagggccactgaaagatgatgcgatgagtttggatttcagcacagggaggagggagagtgtgtgggacggggatttacagctttgaggcacaagagaggaaagaatgttccgtagaaactagaattgtctgttctcaatttctatcctgtacttacagtgatgacttttataaactccttttacagggtatttgaaggggaggattttcagagggaaactcaaaccaagcagcacgtcaagatctgacagagtcacgcGATtcgtcaggacctgaatatcatcggcctttgaatgtggaaggagaaatgtttgtctgttctgtctgagagaagatttcaaacatcagtgtgagtggaaaagcaccgagacacacacacccgagtgagagtgttccagtgcactgactgtggaaagagctttaaccagttacacagcctgaaaaaacatcacacaattcacagcggggagaaatcatacacgtgttctgtgtgtggacgaggcttcaactgatcgtccaacctggagagagacaaggacacccgcaccatggagaaaccgtggaaatgtggggactgtgggaagggattcaattacccgtcagagctggaaactcatcgacgcagtcacactggggagaggccgttctcctgctccgtgtgtaagaagagattcactcgatcatcgcacctgctgagacaccagcgagttcacactggggagagcccgttctcctgctctgtgtgtgggaagacattcactcattcatccaccctgctgatacaccagcgagttcactccgatgagagaccttttaaatgctctgactgtgggaagagttttaaaagcagaaatgaacttctgagacatcaacgcagtggcactggggagaggccgttcatctgctccgtgtgtaagaagagatttactcggtcatcccacctgctggcacaccagcgagttcacactggggagaggcagtTCTCCTGCtacgtgtgtaagaagagattcgcCCAGTCATCGCACCTGCTggcacaccagcgaattcacgctgaggagaggccgttctcctgctctgtgtgtgggaagagattcactcagtcatccaacctgctggcacaccagcgagttcacactggggagaggccgttctcctgctctgcgtgtgggaagagattcactcagtcatccaacctgctgatacaccagcgagttcactccgatgagagaccttttaaatgctctgactgtgggaagagctttaaaagcagaaaccaactgctgagacatcaacgcagtgacactggggagaggccgttcatctgctctgtgagcgggaagagattcacactgtcatcacaacttttgtcacaccagcgagttcacactggggaaaggccgttcacctgctccgtgtgtaagaagagattcactcagtcatccaccctgctgagacaccagcgagttcacactgatgagagaccttttaaatgttctgactgtgagagaagctttaaaagcaaaattaatctgctgagacatcaaagtgatcacactggggagaggccgttcatctgctccgtgtgtaagaagagatttacttgggCATCCCACCTGCTggcacaccagcgaattcacactggagagaggccattctcctgctctgtgtgtgggaagggattcacccaGTCCTTCacactgctgatacaccagcgagttcacactggggagaggccgttctcctgctccgtgtgtgggaagagatttactcagtcatccactctgctgacacaccagcgagttcactctgataagagaccttttaaatgttctgactgtgagaagagatttaaaagcaaaattaatctgctgacacaccaacgcacacactggagagaggccgttctcctgctctgtgtgtaagaagagatttactcagtcatcccacctgctgatacaccag
Proteins encoded:
- the LOC137335617 gene encoding zinc finger protein 271-like, with the protein product MEKPWKCGDCGKGFNYPSELETHRRSHTGERPFSCSVCKKRFTRSSHLLRHQRVHTGESPFSCSVCGKTFTHSSTLLIHQRVHSDERPFKCSDCGKSFKSRNELLRHQRSGTGERPFICSVCKKRFTRSSHLLAHQRVHTGERQFSCYVCKKRFAQSSHLLAHQRIHAEERPFSCSVCGKRFTQSSNLLAHQRVHTGERPFSCSACGKRFTQSSNLLIHQRVHSDERPFKCSDCGKSFKSRNQLLRHQRSDTGERPFICSVSGKRFTLSSQLLSHQRVHTGERPFTCSVCKKRFTQSSTLLRHQRVHTDERPFKCSDCERSFKSKINLLRHQSDHTGERPFICSVCKKRFTWASHLLAHQRIHTGERPFSCSVCGKGFTQSFTLLIHQRVHTGERPFSCSVCGKRFTQSSTLLTHQRVHSDKRPFKCSDCEKRFKSKINLLTHQRTHWREAVLLLCV